Proteins found in one Salvelinus alpinus chromosome 11, SLU_Salpinus.1, whole genome shotgun sequence genomic segment:
- the LOC139533446 gene encoding phosphatidylinositol 4,5-bisphosphate 3-kinase catalytic subunit alpha isoform-like (The sequence of the model RefSeq protein was modified relative to this genomic sequence to represent the inferred CDS: added 73 bases not found in genome assembly), with amino-acid sequence MAPRPSSGELWGLHLMPPRILVDCCLPNGMLVSLECLREAPLTNIKQQLFTEARKYPLYHLLQEESCYIFVGVTQEAEREEFYDETRRLCDLRLFHPILKVIEPLGNREEKILNREIGFAIGMPICEFEQLKDPEVQDFRRSILGVCREAMEEREGGGADTQALYVYPPNVESAPELPQHIFCKLDKGRLIVTIWVIVSPSNSKQKYTLKISHDSLPEQLIAEAIRKKTRSMHLSVQQLRLCVQEYQGQYILKVCGCDEYLLEKYPLSQYKYIRSCITVGRLPHLMLVSKDSLYS; translated from the exons ATGGCCCCGCGGCCATCTTCAGGGGAACTATGGGGCCTACACCTCATGCCCCCCAGGATCCTGGTGGACTGCTGTCTGCCCAATGGCATGCTGGTTAGTCTGGAGTGTCTCAGAGAGGCGCCGCTCACCAATATCAAACAACAGCTGTTCACAGAGGCCCGGAAATACCCCCTGTACCACCTACTGCAG GAGGAGTCGTGTTACATCTTTGTGGGCGTGACCCAGGAGGCGGAGAGAGAGGAGTTTTATGACGAGACGCGGCGTCTGTGTGACCTCCGACTTTTCCACCCCATCCTCAAGGTCATTGAACCGCTGGGCAACCGAGAGGAGAAGATCCTCAACAGAGAGatag GTTTTGCGATAGGCATGCCCATCTGTGAGTTTGAGCAGCTGAAGGACCCTGAGGTTCAGGACTTCAGAAGGAGCATACTGGGCGTGTGCAGAGAGGCtatggaggagagggaaggaggcggGGCTGACACACAGGCCCTCTATGTCTACCCCCCCAACGTGGAGTCAGCCCCCGAGCTGCCACAACACATCTTCTGCAAACTGGACAAGG GTCGTCTGATAGTCACTATCTGGGTGAttgtctctccctccaactctAAACAGAAGTACACCCTAAAGATCAGCCATGACAGTCTGCCTGAACAACTTATAGCAGAGGCCATCAGGAAGAAGACTAG gTCTATGCACCTGTCGGTCCAGCAGTTGAGGCTGTGTGTCCAGGAATACCAGGGGCAGTACATCCTGAAGGTCTGTGGATGTGATGAATACCTGCTGGAGAAATACCCCCTCAGTCAGTACAAG